In Lactococcus paracarnosus, a genomic segment contains:
- a CDS encoding GNAT family N-acetyltransferase: MLTLTKMHQANFDDYMATAITTYANEKEGNGSWPKADALSNAETTYQQLLPDGLLTADNYLYMIQEKSENLGYIWFAKSNQDTETAFIYDFEIYPAFQNRGFGTKALSLVESEAKQLGFSALSLHVFGSNATAIHLYKKMGFGVTDMSMRKTL, translated from the coding sequence ATGTTAACCCTTACTAAAATGCATCAAGCTAATTTTGACGACTATATGGCAACTGCCATAACCACCTATGCAAACGAAAAGGAAGGTAATGGCAGTTGGCCTAAAGCTGATGCGCTTTCAAATGCTGAAACTACCTACCAGCAGTTACTACCAGATGGGCTGTTAACAGCAGATAATTATTTATACATGATCCAAGAGAAGTCCGAAAATCTTGGTTATATCTGGTTTGCTAAGTCTAACCAAGATACAGAGACTGCCTTCATCTATGATTTTGAAATCTACCCAGCTTTTCAAAATAGAGGCTTTGGTACCAAAGCCCTATCCTTAGTTGAATCAGAAGCAAAACAGCTCGGCTTTTCTGCCTTATCACTTCATGTTTTTGGTAGTAACGCGACTGCGATTCACCTATATAAAAAAATGGGATTTGGCGTGACAGATATGAGCATGCGTAAAACATTATGA
- the rpsU gene encoding 30S ribosomal protein S21 produces the protein MSQTIVRKNESLDDALRRFKRSVTKAGTLQEARKREHYEKPSVKRKRKSEAARKRKKF, from the coding sequence ATGTCACAAACAATCGTACGCAAAAACGAATCGCTTGACGACGCGCTTCGCCGCTTTAAACGTTCAGTTACAAAAGCTGGAACACTTCAAGAAGCCCGTAAACGCGAGCATTACGAAAAACCTTCTGTTAAACGTAAACGTAAATCAGAAGCAGCACGTAAACGTAAAAAATTCTAG
- a CDS encoding phosphoglycerate kinase → MAKLTVKDVELTGKKVLVRVDFNVPLKDGVITNDNRISAALPTINYILEQGGRAILFSHLGRVKEEADKAGKSLAPVAKALSEKLGKPVVFTGTTRGAELETAIAALKDGEILLVENTRFEDIDGKKESKNDAELGKYWAGLGDGIFVNDAFGTAHRAHASNVGISANVEKAVAGFLLENEIAYIQEAVEAPVRPFVAILGGSKVSDKIGVIENLLSKADKVIIGGGMTYTFLKAQGIEIGDSLVEADKLEVAKELLAKSNGKLILPVDSKEANAFAGYTELKDTEGDAIDAGFLGLDIGPKSIKQFDAELTGAKTVVWNGPMGVFENPDFQAGTVGVMDSIVKQPGVKSIIGGGDSAAAAINLGYADKFSWISTGGGASMELLEGKVLPGLASLTEK, encoded by the coding sequence ATGGCTAAACTTACAGTAAAAGACGTTGAGTTAACAGGAAAAAAAGTACTCGTACGTGTGGACTTTAATGTTCCTTTGAAAGACGGCGTGATTACAAATGACAACCGTATTTCTGCGGCTCTTCCAACAATTAACTACATCCTTGAACAAGGCGGACGCGCAATTCTTTTCTCTCACCTTGGTCGTGTAAAAGAAGAAGCTGATAAAGCTGGTAAATCACTTGCACCAGTTGCAAAAGCATTGTCTGAAAAACTTGGTAAACCAGTTGTATTTACTGGTACTACACGTGGAGCTGAACTTGAAACTGCAATCGCAGCGCTTAAAGACGGCGAAATTTTACTTGTTGAAAACACACGTTTTGAAGATATCGATGGTAAAAAAGAGTCTAAAAACGATGCTGAGCTTGGTAAATACTGGGCAGGTCTTGGCGATGGTATCTTCGTCAATGACGCGTTTGGTACTGCTCACCGTGCGCACGCTTCTAACGTTGGTATCTCTGCAAACGTTGAGAAAGCAGTTGCTGGTTTCTTACTTGAAAACGAAATTGCTTACATCCAAGAAGCAGTTGAAGCGCCAGTTCGTCCGTTTGTTGCCATCCTTGGTGGATCAAAAGTATCAGATAAAATCGGCGTAATCGAAAATCTTTTGTCAAAAGCTGACAAAGTAATCATCGGCGGCGGTATGACTTACACATTCCTTAAAGCACAAGGCATCGAGATTGGTGATTCACTTGTTGAAGCTGACAAACTTGAAGTGGCGAAAGAATTACTTGCTAAATCAAACGGCAAACTTATCTTACCAGTTGACTCAAAAGAAGCTAACGCTTTTGCTGGCTACACTGAGCTTAAAGATACTGAAGGCGATGCAATCGATGCTGGCTTCCTTGGTCTTGACATCGGTCCTAAATCAATCAAACAATTTGACGCTGAATTAACAGGCGCTAAAACAGTTGTTTGGAATGGTCCTATGGGCGTATTTGAAAACCCTGACTTCCAAGCTGGTACAGTTGGCGTAATGGATTCAATCGTTAAACAACCAGGCGTTAAATCAATCATCGGTGGTGGTGATTCTGCAGCAGCAGCAATCAACCTTGGCTATGCTGATAAATTCTCATGGATTTCTACTGGTGGCGGTGCCTCTATGGAATTGCTTGAAGGTAAAGTATTACCAGGTTTAGCTTCACTTACTGAAAAATAA
- a CDS encoding ECF transporter S component, translated as MNKTRKRLTLLTTTALLTALAILIPQVMPKIVIPPASFTLASHVPIMIAMLISPLAAVVVSLGSALGFLISGLPIEITFRAATHVIFALIGATFLWRHKSYTHGVKFQIFNVVIALIHTLAEVAIVYLLLTVGFSHLAGRNLGSLLLILSIGGFVHSLIDFNIALFLARAINKVYPLDIFKDELEK; from the coding sequence ATGAATAAAACAAGAAAACGACTGACCCTCCTGACTACCACTGCACTACTTACAGCACTTGCAATCCTCATCCCACAAGTCATGCCTAAAATCGTCATCCCACCTGCTAGTTTTACCCTGGCAAGCCATGTGCCGATCATGATCGCCATGTTGATTTCCCCACTTGCCGCTGTTGTCGTATCACTAGGATCAGCACTCGGTTTCTTGATTTCTGGTCTACCTATCGAAATCACGTTTCGTGCAGCAACACATGTCATCTTCGCCTTGATCGGGGCAACCTTCCTTTGGCGACATAAGTCCTACACGCACGGTGTCAAATTTCAGATTTTTAATGTCGTGATTGCCCTAATTCACACTCTAGCTGAGGTAGCCATCGTCTACTTGTTACTCACAGTTGGTTTTAGCCACCTTGCTGGACGAAATTTAGGCTCACTTCTCTTGATTTTGAGTATTGGCGGTTTTGTTCACTCACTGATTGATTTCAACATTGCCCTATTTTTGGCACGTGCAATCAACAAAGTCTATCCGCTAGACATTTTTAAAGACGAACTAGAAAAGTAG
- a CDS encoding S-ribosylhomocysteine lyase translates to MAEVESFQLDHTKVLAPYVRLIGSESGPKGDIITNFDVRLVQPNEQEIPTAGLHTIEHLMASLIRDRIDGLIDFSPFGCRTGFHMIMWGEHTPEAIAKVIKSSLEAIVNVIEWTDVPGTTIESCGNYRDHSLWTAKEWSKLILERGISSDAFVRKVV, encoded by the coding sequence ATGGCAGAAGTAGAATCATTCCAACTTGACCACACTAAGGTGCTTGCACCCTATGTTCGACTAATCGGCTCAGAGAGCGGACCAAAGGGCGATATCATCACAAACTTTGATGTTCGCTTGGTCCAACCAAACGAACAAGAGATCCCAACAGCAGGCTTGCACACGATCGAGCACTTGATGGCAAGTCTCATCCGTGACCGTATCGATGGTCTAATCGATTTCTCACCATTTGGCTGTCGTACTGGCTTCCATATGATCATGTGGGGAGAGCACACGCCTGAAGCAATCGCTAAAGTCATCAAATCTTCTCTTGAAGCGATTGTTAACGTCATCGAATGGACAGATGTACCCGGGACGACCATCGAATCTTGTGGTAACTACCGTGATCACTCTCTATGGACTGCCAAAGAATGGTCTAAACTAATTCTTGAGCGTGGTATTTCATCAGATGCTTTTGTCAGGAAGGTAGTTTAA
- a CDS encoding tyrosine-type recombinase/integrase, which yields MYYKKLQNGKVRFFDTYKSLNGARKQVTVTLETASAQSQRTATKLLAQKINRKIQSELKATESFNNATLSQVFEVYWNIREQEISPSYAYREKKQFENFLIDFEFGNKKIKATSSIELQKFVNFFDKPTTRQEFKRILVQLFEFAFNMRYIDVNEAKRIRTPKIKQTIEQKEKRDLKFFTVGEFNEFVDAARYYIKNLRSAYHRDLGFRRLLMLQFIFLTGCRYGEAAALEWENVDILMRDIYIRQSWQSNLGKIGATKNLQSVRHIAIDERTAEILEKMKAISNCNFVFATTHSQPFSNGALNKFMKKIGDYGGMKKNPKNFSTHMLRHSHITLLVLAGVSQKVIMDRVGHANPRTTSEIYTHLISSQKQQAVKILNDLPLLV from the coding sequence ATGTATTATAAAAAATTACAAAATGGAAAGGTTAGGTTTTTTGACACCTATAAATCTTTAAATGGCGCACGCAAACAAGTAACAGTAACACTTGAAACTGCAAGTGCACAAAGTCAACGTACGGCTACAAAGTTATTAGCCCAAAAGATTAATAGGAAAATACAGTCTGAACTTAAAGCAACCGAATCATTTAATAATGCAACCCTATCTCAAGTTTTCGAAGTCTATTGGAATATCAGAGAACAAGAAATTTCGCCAAGTTACGCTTATCGTGAAAAGAAGCAATTCGAGAATTTCCTTATTGATTTTGAATTTGGTAATAAAAAAATTAAGGCAACATCAAGTATCGAACTTCAAAAATTTGTCAACTTCTTTGATAAGCCAACAACTAGGCAAGAATTTAAACGTATCTTAGTACAACTCTTTGAGTTTGCTTTTAATATGAGATACATAGATGTAAATGAAGCCAAACGTATCAGAACTCCTAAGATTAAGCAAACGATTGAACAGAAAGAAAAACGTGATTTGAAATTTTTCACTGTCGGGGAATTTAATGAATTTGTTGATGCTGCAAGATACTATATCAAAAATTTACGTTCTGCCTATCACCGTGACCTTGGATTTAGGCGCTTACTGATGCTTCAGTTTATCTTTTTGACTGGTTGTCGATATGGCGAAGCTGCTGCTCTTGAATGGGAAAATGTTGACATCTTAATGCGTGATATTTATATCCGCCAAAGCTGGCAAAGCAATCTCGGTAAAATAGGTGCTACTAAAAATCTACAGTCCGTTCGACATATTGCAATTGATGAGCGTACCGCAGAAATTTTAGAAAAAATGAAGGCTATATCTAATTGCAACTTTGTATTTGCCACAACACACAGCCAACCATTTTCAAACGGTGCGCTAAATAAGTTTATGAAAAAAATAGGAGACTATGGGGGAATGAAAAAGAACCCCAAAAATTTCTCAACCCATATGTTAAGACACTCTCACATCACCTTGCTTGTTCTAGCAGGTGTATCCCAAAAAGTAATTATGGATAGAGTAGGACATGCTAACCCTCGTACGACAAGTGAAATTTACACACATCTAATTTCATCTCAAAAACAGCAAGCAGTTAAAATCCTAAATGATTTACCACTTCTTGTGTGA
- a CDS encoding DNA-binding protein, with protein sequence MKKFMNKNQISDLFSVNKGTLSNDLTAMRRLPEFATYIINPTIKRVLIDPMGYERYLRWKQEQREK encoded by the coding sequence ATGAAAAAATTTATGAATAAAAACCAAATATCTGACCTATTCTCAGTGAACAAGGGGACTCTAAGTAACGATTTAACTGCTATGCGGCGGTTACCAGAGTTTGCGACTTATATTATCAATCCAACGATTAAACGTGTCCTAATCGATCCTATGGGCTATGAGAGGTATCTACGATGGAAACAAGAACAAAGAGAAAAATAA
- a CDS encoding ATP-binding cassette domain-containing protein, translating into MTGEQCAHYLLQCLNMALGSQIEGETSYTNSFDVKVGKEGFFFIPRLPASYVIDDTLYQKIFLIANAALYPRYMLLKQNSAYFVPLSTDDIHVQRALCFPWKVGISKRLVISDLDQFVASKTDHLIPIMENLSLDYDKVTSMAIAGNSGSGKSYALTYFLSLLKPISELIIIDPKFDSPSRWAKFNQVQVIHPQQNRSKSDFVSEINEALSKSLQLIYQRQAILYETPNQKFKHLTIVIDEVLALSEGTNKAIKEAFFSLLSQIALLGRATKVHLLLVSQRFDYNSIPVSVREQLNVNIQIGNINHKTVQFLFPDLNPEGIVIPIGKGTGLIQIIDNEHPYQVLPLLCPTYYTKKGILSS; encoded by the coding sequence ATGACAGGTGAACAATGTGCACACTATCTACTCCAGTGCTTAAATATGGCGCTGGGGAGTCAAATTGAAGGGGAGACGAGTTACACCAATTCATTTGATGTCAAGGTCGGAAAGGAGGGGTTTTTCTTTATCCCTCGATTACCTGCTTCCTATGTGATTGATGATACCCTTTATCAAAAGATTTTCTTAATCGCAAACGCTGCCCTTTACCCCCGCTATATGTTACTCAAGCAAAACTCTGCCTATTTTGTGCCATTGAGCACAGATGATATCCACGTGCAACGTGCCTTGTGCTTTCCTTGGAAGGTGGGGATAAGCAAGCGCTTAGTGATCTCTGACCTTGATCAGTTTGTGGCTTCAAAAACAGACCACCTGATCCCAATCATGGAAAACCTATCGCTTGACTACGATAAGGTAACCTCTATGGCGATCGCAGGTAACAGTGGGTCTGGAAAATCTTACGCTTTAACTTACTTTTTAAGCTTGCTTAAACCTATTTCAGAGCTCATTATTATTGACCCTAAATTTGACAGTCCATCACGGTGGGCTAAATTTAATCAGGTTCAGGTCATTCATCCACAACAAAATCGCTCTAAATCAGATTTTGTCTCTGAAATAAATGAAGCACTCAGTAAAAGCCTACAGCTGATTTATCAGCGCCAAGCCATTCTCTATGAGACCCCTAATCAAAAGTTTAAACACCTAACGATTGTCATTGATGAAGTGCTAGCGCTCAGTGAGGGGACAAACAAAGCGATTAAAGAGGCTTTCTTTTCACTGCTTAGTCAGATCGCACTTCTAGGACGTGCAACGAAAGTCCACCTCCTGCTTGTCAGCCAGCGATTTGACTATAACTCTATTCCCGTCTCAGTACGTGAACAATTAAATGTAAACATTCAAATTGGCAATATCAACCACAAGACGGTTCAGTTTTTATTCCCTGATTTGAACCCTGAGGGGATTGTTATCCCTATCGGAAAAGGCACAGGTTTGATTCAAATCATTGATAATGAACACCCTTATCAAGTTTTACCGCTTCTATGCCCAACCTATTACACAAAGAAAGGGATCTTATCATCATGA
- a CDS encoding helix-turn-helix domain-containing protein, translated as MGIEYFGDKLKTLRKSKKLTQAELAQRLEISKSSVTSYEQGRIYPSLEIFSKICETLNVSSDYLLGVSDELPVKLSTAGLSDEEMKLLLQFLNLIEQNRIYKDE; from the coding sequence ATGGGAATAGAATATTTTGGCGATAAATTAAAAACACTACGGAAATCAAAAAAATTAACACAAGCTGAGCTAGCGCAAAGATTGGAAATTTCGAAATCATCAGTCACATCTTATGAGCAAGGAAGAATTTATCCTAGTTTAGAGATCTTTTCAAAAATTTGTGAAACACTTAATGTATCTTCTGACTACTTGCTAGGAGTTTCAGATGAGTTACCTGTAAAATTAAGTACAGCTGGTCTTTCAGATGAGGAAATGAAGCTTCTTTTACAGTTCCTGAACTTAATTGAACAAAATAGGATTTATAAGGATGAATAG
- a CDS encoding IS3 family transposase (programmed frameshift): protein MTKIKRYDEEFKQSLVNLYQTGKTQSELIKDYGISASALGKWIKQYSEVKLEDNSVLTARQIQELMKRNAQLEEENLIPKKSKCHIHAKLKIRLSAVHRLRFEHAIQTLCRVLHVNRSTYYKALKKTKSKREIDNMTYRKLFLDIHIKSKKRFGTRSFKRVLLRDYGINISEGRIYRLLKTMTLPKMSTIKPRWQHEKRSQYLKTINHLKQQFNPKAPNRVWTTDFTYISIGHKKHVYLCVILDLFSRKVIAWKLSHKIDAQLAIDTLELAIKNRKPTESLLFHSDQGSQFKAKSFRKALDDNHMLASYSAPGYPYDNSVTEVFFKYFKLREANRRQFHNIQEVKLSCFEYIEGFYNNYNPHSANNFLTPNEKDKRYLQNKSH from the exons ATGACCAAAATCAAACGTTACGATGAGGAATTCAAGCAATCTCTCGTCAATCTCTATCAAACTGGAAAAACGCAATCTGAATTAATCAAAGATTATGGTATTTCCGCTTCAGCCCTAGGTAAATGGATTAAACAATACTCCGAAGTTAAACTAGAAGATAACTCTGTCTTAACTGCTCGTCAAATACAAGAGCTTATGAAGCGCAATGCACAATTAGAAGAGGAAAACCTCATAC CTAAAAAAAGCAAGTGCCATATTCATGCAAAACTTAAAATAAGATTATCTGCTGTCCATAGGTTACGATTCGAACACGCGATACAGACCCTGTGTCGCGTGTTACACGTTAATCGGTCAACTTACTATAAAGCCCTTAAAAAGACAAAATCTAAGCGTGAAATTGATAATATGACTTATCGCAAGTTATTTCTCGACATACATATTAAATCTAAGAAACGTTTTGGAACAAGAAGCTTTAAACGGGTACTCTTGCGTGATTATGGCATAAACATTTCTGAAGGTAGAATCTACAGACTATTAAAAACGATGACGTTACCTAAGATGTCAACTATCAAACCTAGATGGCAACATGAGAAAAGGTCTCAGTATCTAAAAACAATCAATCATTTAAAACAACAATTCAATCCTAAAGCGCCAAACCGAGTTTGGACAACAGACTTCACCTACATTTCAATCGGTCATAAGAAACACGTCTATCTCTGTGTCATTCTTGATCTTTTTTCGCGTAAAGTCATTGCCTGGAAACTTAGCCATAAGATTGATGCCCAACTAGCCATTGATACACTGGAATTAGCAATAAAAAATAGAAAACCAACTGAATCGTTACTATTCCATTCTGATCAAGGGTCTCAATTTAAAGCCAAGAGCTTTAGAAAAGCATTAGATGATAATCATATGTTAGCTTCTTATTCAGCGCCTGGTTATCCTTACGATAATTCGGTAACAGAAGTCTTTTTCAAATATTTTAAGCTCAGAGAAGCAAATAGGCGACAATTCCATAACATTCAAGAAGTAAAATTATCTTGCTTTGAATATATTGAAGGATTTTATAATAACTATAATCCACATTCAGCAAATAATTTTTTAACGCCTAATGAAAAAGATAAACGGTACCTTCAAAATAAATCTCACTAA
- a CDS encoding ArsR/SmtB family transcription factor has translation MDYLGLSKIMKAIAEPNRLQILDMISTGEKCACDIFDFTQPTLSHHMKVLIEAGVVTARKEGKW, from the coding sequence ATGGATTATTTAGGATTATCAAAAATTATGAAGGCAATTGCAGAGCCTAATAGACTTCAAATATTAGATATGATTTCAACTGGTGAAAAGTGTGCATGTGATATTTTTGATTTTACTCAGCCGACACTATCACATCACATGAAGGTTTTAATTGAGGCGGGAGTAGTAACCGCACGTAAAGAAGGTAAATGGTAA
- the arsD gene encoding arsenite efflux transporter metallochaperone ArsD: MSKVSLYEPAMCCDTGVCGPGVDTELLRVSSIIQTLEKADGVEVERFNLTGNPAAFVENEKIEELLQSKGADILPVVLLDGEIVKMAGYPSNEEFSVYTGVNFSEDKKEEQSNSCCSPLSGCC, translated from the coding sequence ATGAGTAAAGTATCGTTGTACGAACCAGCAATGTGTTGTGACACAGGAGTTTGTGGTCCCGGAGTAGATACAGAATTGCTTCGAGTTTCCTCTATTATTCAAACATTGGAAAAAGCCGATGGTGTAGAAGTAGAGCGTTTTAATTTAACAGGTAATCCTGCGGCATTCGTGGAAAATGAAAAAATTGAGGAGTTGTTACAGTCTAAAGGAGCCGACATACTACCAGTTGTTTTATTGGATGGTGAAATTGTGAAAATGGCTGGTTATCCGTCAAATGAGGAGTTTAGTGTCTATACTGGTGTTAATTTCTCAGAGGATAAGAAAGAGGAACAATCAAATAGTTGCTGCTCTCCATTATCTGGATGTTGCTAA
- a CDS encoding ArsR/SmtB family transcription factor codes for MDYELTAKFFKALGDPKRVQIVNMLSCGERCACDLLEHFEFTQPTLSHHMKVLMNSGIVQARKSGTWHNYSLNAENMKILSGVIQTIIQNTDDYICLTINNAACSYEAKGRVTATKEVTTA; via the coding sequence ATGGATTATGAATTAACCGCAAAATTTTTTAAAGCATTAGGAGACCCAAAAAGGGTTCAAATTGTGAATATGCTCTCTTGTGGTGAGCGTTGTGCATGTGATTTATTAGAGCATTTTGAATTTACACAACCAACGCTTTCCCATCACATGAAAGTGTTAATGAATTCAGGGATTGTTCAAGCCAGAAAATCAGGGACATGGCATAACTATTCATTGAATGCAGAGAATATGAAAATATTATCTGGTGTCATTCAAACAATCATTCAAAACACAGATGACTATATTTGTCTTACGATTAATAATGCTGCATGTTCTTATGAGGCTAAAGGGAGAGTAACAGCTACAAAGGAAGTAACAACTGCTTAG
- a CDS encoding FAD-dependent oxidoreductase: protein MKIVIIGSVAAGTSVAAKARRNTEEAEIVVYDQDKDISYSICGIPYYIGEEVEELDKLTPRNAAWFKKRYNVDIFTEHRVTAIHPENQTLEVENLQTKEKKTESYDELVLATGAKPIVPDIFKTHQGNRNIFHVRNIQDAATIHSFIEKEKPQKATIIGAGFIGLEMTEQLIHKGIEVTIIQRGNQVMKQMDADMAYRVQKELENNHVKLQLNTTITKIIEKDDYITELTTNQDQTIKSDLVVLTAGVIPNTLLIQSTNIQLGESGAIKVNKKMQTTVPHIYAVGDVAESYSVITDKPIYRPLGSTANKMGRIAGDILTGGTLEHRGILGTGIVRVFDLAVAYTGLTEKEAQLEGLETAILYNIKPDHADYLGGKELTIKALADKSSGRILGAQIIGEQGVDKRIDVIATAISFGAVAEDLFHLDLAYAPPFATTKDPILYTGMALDNAISNGTPLMTPTELIERQASGEQLQIIDTRSKKQYEISCVKGAIHIPLAEIRDRVAELDKNIITITYCNKGVTGNAAQNILLNEGFKEVYNLSGGNKNFQIIAQMLASN from the coding sequence ATGAAAATTGTAATAATTGGTTCAGTAGCAGCTGGGACAAGTGTGGCTGCAAAGGCTAGACGAAATACAGAGGAAGCAGAGATTGTTGTCTATGATCAAGATAAGGATATTTCCTATTCAATTTGCGGAATTCCTTATTATATAGGGGAGGAAGTTGAAGAGTTAGATAAGTTGACCCCTAGAAATGCTGCATGGTTTAAAAAGCGTTATAATGTAGATATTTTTACAGAGCATCGAGTGACAGCTATTCATCCTGAAAATCAAACGCTTGAGGTTGAGAATCTTCAAACAAAAGAGAAGAAAACCGAATCCTATGATGAATTGGTTTTAGCAACAGGAGCCAAACCGATTGTACCAGATATTTTTAAAACACATCAAGGCAATAGAAATATTTTTCATGTTCGTAATATTCAAGATGCTGCTACAATTCATTCCTTTATTGAAAAAGAAAAGCCGCAAAAAGCCACAATTATTGGTGCAGGCTTTATTGGATTAGAAATGACAGAGCAATTAATTCATAAAGGAATAGAGGTAACTATTATTCAACGTGGCAATCAAGTCATGAAACAGATGGATGCTGATATGGCTTATCGTGTCCAAAAGGAGCTTGAAAATAATCATGTTAAGCTTCAACTGAATACAACGATAACAAAAATAATTGAGAAGGATGACTATATTACTGAATTAACAACAAATCAAGATCAAACAATCAAGTCGGATTTAGTAGTTCTTACAGCTGGTGTTATTCCGAATACTTTACTTATTCAATCGACAAATATTCAATTGGGTGAATCTGGTGCGATTAAAGTGAATAAGAAAATGCAGACAACTGTACCACATATTTATGCGGTAGGAGATGTTGCTGAGAGCTATTCTGTCATTACAGATAAACCAATATATCGTCCACTTGGATCAACTGCTAATAAGATGGGTAGAATTGCTGGTGATATCCTCACAGGAGGAACACTGGAACATCGAGGTATTTTAGGAACGGGTATTGTTCGAGTTTTCGATTTAGCGGTTGCATATACTGGTTTAACAGAAAAAGAAGCTCAATTAGAAGGATTAGAGACAGCTATTCTTTATAATATCAAGCCAGATCATGCGGACTACTTAGGTGGAAAAGAGTTGACAATCAAAGCTTTAGCAGATAAAAGTAGCGGGAGAATTCTTGGAGCTCAGATTATTGGAGAGCAAGGTGTAGATAAACGAATTGACGTAATTGCCACTGCAATTTCATTTGGTGCAGTAGCAGAAGATTTGTTCCATCTAGACCTTGCTTATGCACCACCATTTGCGACAACGAAAGACCCCATTCTTTATACTGGAATGGCGTTAGATAATGCAATAAGCAATGGAACACCTTTAATGACCCCGACTGAATTGATTGAGCGACAAGCAAGTGGAGAACAACTTCAAATTATTGATACTCGTTCCAAAAAACAATATGAAATTTCTTGTGTTAAAGGGGCTATCCATATTCCATTAGCAGAAATACGTGATAGAGTGGCGGAGCTAGATAAAAATATAATAACAATCACGTATTGTAATAAGGGTGTAACTGGAAATGCTGCTCAAAATATCCTGTTAAACGAAGGATTTAAAGAAGTCTATAATTTATCTGGAGGAAATAAAAATTTCCAGATAATTGCCCAAATGCTCGCCTCTAACTGA
- a CDS encoding ABC transporter ATP-binding protein, whose amino-acid sequence MSYALDLKGLKKVYATGVEALRGIDLIVEEGDFYALLGPNGAGKSTTIGIITSLVNKTAGQVKVFDYDIDNDLERAKQQIGLVPQEFNFNPFETVQQIVINQAGYYGVSRKEALKRSEKYLRQSNLWEKRNVRARMLSGGMKRRLMIARALMHEPRLLILDEPTAGVDIELRREMWAFLKVLNESGTTIILTTHYLEEAEMLCRNIGIIQSGELIENTSMKTLLSKLQYETFIFDLDSYDKKPVIKGYKNFFEDDLTLAIEVERNQGVNNIFEQLNQQNIKVFSMRNKSNRLEELFLKITEDKHQMEEGNV is encoded by the coding sequence ATGAGCTATGCACTAGATTTAAAAGGCTTAAAAAAAGTATATGCGACCGGTGTTGAGGCGCTACGTGGTATTGATTTAATTGTAGAAGAAGGAGATTTTTATGCACTGCTAGGTCCAAACGGTGCTGGAAAATCAACAACAATTGGAATTATTACCTCACTTGTTAATAAGACTGCTGGTCAAGTAAAGGTTTTTGATTATGATATTGACAATGATTTAGAGCGAGCAAAGCAACAGATTGGTCTTGTGCCACAGGAATTTAATTTTAATCCGTTTGAAACAGTTCAGCAAATTGTAATAAATCAAGCAGGATATTATGGTGTCTCTAGAAAAGAGGCGCTGAAACGTAGTGAAAAGTATTTGAGGCAGTCCAATTTATGGGAGAAAAGAAATGTTCGTGCTCGCATGTTATCTGGAGGAATGAAAAGAAGACTTATGATTGCTCGAGCTCTAATGCATGAGCCACGTCTGTTAATTCTTGATGAACCAACTGCTGGAGTGGATATTGAGCTTAGAAGAGAAATGTGGGCATTTTTAAAAGTGTTAAATGAAAGTGGCACAACAATCATTCTTACAACTCATTATTTAGAAGAAGCAGAAATGCTTTGTCGTAACATTGGAATTATTCAATCAGGTGAACTAATTGAGAATACAAGCATGAAAACACTTTTATCAAAACTGCAATATGAGACTTTTATTTTTGATTTAGACAGTTATGATAAAAAACCTGTGATAAAAGGTTATAAAAACTTTTTTGAAGATGATCTAACACTTGCTATAGAGGTTGAACGAAATCAGGGAGTTAATAATATTTTTGAGCAGCTCAATCAGCAAAATATCAAAGTTTTTTCTATGCGTAATAAGTCAAATCGATTGGAAGAATTATTTTTGAAAATCACCGAAGACAAACATCAGATGGAGGAGGGGAATGTTTAG